A DNA window from Vanessa cardui chromosome 16, ilVanCard2.1, whole genome shotgun sequence contains the following coding sequences:
- the LOC124536406 gene encoding glutenin, low molecular weight subunit-like, whose translation PSEPPFTQPGEPPFAQPREPPFTQPGEPPYAQPGEPPLTQSGEPPFAQPREPPFTQPGEPPYAQPGEPPLTQSGEPPFAQPREPPFTQPGEPPYAQPGEPPLTQSGEPPFAQPSEPPLTQPREPPFRQPGEPPYAQPGEPPLTQSGEPPFAQPSEPPLTQPREPPFRQPGEPPYAQPSEPPFAQPGEPSFAQPSEPPFAQPGEPSFAQPSEPSFAQPSEPPFAQPGEPSFA comes from the coding sequence CCGAGCGAGCCGCCGTTCACGCAACCGGGCGAGCCACCGTTCGCGCAGCCGCGCGAGCCGCCGTTCACGCAGCCAGGCGAACCACCGTACGCGCAGCCGGGCGAGCCGCCGCTCACGCAGTCGGGCGAGCCACCGTTCGCGCAGCCGCGGGAGCCGCCGTTCACGCAGCCAGGCGAACCACCGTACGCGCAGCCGGGCGAGCCGCCGCTCACGCAGTCGGGCGAGCCACCGTTCGCGCAGCCGCGCGAGCCGCCGTTCACGCAGCCAGGCGAACCACCGTACGCGCAGCCGGGCGAGCCGCCGCTCACGCAGTCGGGCGAGCCACCGTTCGCGCAGCCGAGCGAGCCGCCGCTCACGCAGCCGCGTGAGCCGCCGTTCAGGCAGCCAGGCGAACCACCGTACGCGCAGCCGGGCGAGCCGCCGCTCACGCAGTCGGGCGAGCCACCGTTCGCGCAGCCGAGCGAGCCGCCGCTCACGCAGCCGCGTGAGCCGCCGTTCAGGCAGCCAGGCGAACCACCGTACGCGCAGCCGAGCGAGCCGCCGTTCGCGCAGCCGGGCGAGCCGTCGTTCGCGCAGCCGAGCGAGCCGCCGTTCGCGCAGCCGGGCGAGCCGTCGTTCGCGCAGCCGAGCGAGCCGTCGTTCGCGCAGCCGAGCGAGCCGCCGTTCGCGCAGCCGGGCGAGCCGTCGTTCGCGTAG